The Alkalihalobacillus sp. TS-13 genomic interval CCAGTTCATACATCATCTGAAGCTGAATAAGCTTTTGCTGGATGGTTGGAAGGTCATGTAGTTCCTTGTCGACTTCCTCTTTCACTTTTTCACCGACTTTGATGACAAGATTCATTGGTGAGGTAACCAGTTTATGCAGCATCAGCTTTCCTCAACGGTCAAGCGTATATTGACGAAATTATAAGCCGGCCAGGGACCTGTATAGTTGAAATCAACTTTATCCTTCCATTTCTCATGCGCTTCATTTACCTTTTGATCGAATGCTTCCTCCTGGTCTCGATCCACTAAGAATGATGCATTCAAGAGCATTTTTTCACCGAGAGGATCATTTGCTTTTGCAGCTTCAGCCGTTTCCTTCAGAGGAGCAAAAATTTCAGTTTTTATTTCATGTTGAATTTCGGTAACCATCTTTTGAGCCATTCCGCCTAGTTGGATACGCTCATAATAGCTGGCTGCTTCTGATTTACCGCGGACAGCTTCTGCTTTCTTTACAGCCTCAGGGTTCTCATTCACCTTTGATTCGAGCCATTCTTTTTTGCCAATGACTTTTAATCCCAGTTCTATTTTCCCTTTGATTTCAGGGAAAAGTTTCTTAAATTGCGGATAGAGATTTTCAAGAAGGACCTTGACATCATCCTTCGTTTTGAAGACATTTCCGAAACTGATCGGGATTACGGTATCTTTCTGATCCATTACTTTCGAAACAGTATTTTGATGAAACATCAGGTTATCCTTGTTAGGATGATAGATTTTCATCGGTACTTCCGCACACACCATAGCAGCATCTTCATGCCGTATCGTGAATATTTCTCTTACTGTGTCTTCTATCTCAACTGTACCGAACTCATCTTCTTGATCCGTTTGGATCCCGCAAAATAGGTAAATCCCCTGTTCTTCATGCTCAGCCATCTTATCTCTCCTTTTTCATGACGACAGTTTCATATATTGTTACATTCTTTTAGTATCAACTCTTCTGCCGCTGCGCGAGGATCTTCTGCCTCAATACAACGACTCATCGGATAACTGAGTATATCGATACATAGCCGTTGAAATTCTTCATCCTCACCATCGATAGGAATATCTTGTTCTAATGCGATCCTTGCAATCATGATTGATGATCGGATGCTCGGAGCGTTGCTATTGTCTGTCGAACATTTATCACGCAAATTGGACACGAGTGTCGTAATCGCTCTTGCGTCATCTTCATCAATTCCAAGCTTTTCAGAAACAATTTCAGTTTCCCCTTCAATATCCTTATAATCTACAAATATCGTCACTAATCGATCCATCAGAGCATCCTGGGTTTTATAGACACCTGCGTACTCTGCAGGATTACTTGTGAATATCACTGAAAACTCTGGATGTACCCGATAGAAGGGCTCCGTATGCTTTGAACCGTATAACGGAAGTACACCTTCTTCCAAAATGGATAAAAACAGGTTGTTCGTCGTAGGCTGAGAACGTGTAAATTCATCATAAACGAGCGTATAGCCATGCTTGACTGCTTCAAGCAAACGACCGTCCTTCCATGATTCCGTGACGCTTTCATCCTTTTTGTAAACCCTGCGTACATACTGATCAACGACCTTTTTACTTGTATAGCCTGTAAAATCGCCAATCAAATCCTTATTGTTCAGTTCATGATTCCCATGCATGACCATAACGGGTCTCTTTCGTTTCTTCGCAAGGGCAAGTGCAAGCGACGTCTTCCCTGCACCTGTAGGTCCTGTGAAATGGATCGGATATCCTGCTTTCAAGTATTGCAAGGAGCGGGAAAGCAACTGTTTTGTTTCTGGATCCTGAATTAATTCTCGTGTGTCTTTCTCTATCTGTTCTTTCAATACAGCCATTGAAGCCTCCCTCTGGTTACCTCCTAGACTTCAACATCGATCGCGCTTCTAAAGCGGATATCCTGTCTCTTGAACGAGGTGACCTCTTTATCTTTATTGACCAAGACTTCATAGGTACCAACCATTTCGTCTTTTGCATATTTTTTCATATATTCTTTTTCTTCAATTACTTCAATTGTGACTTTCCAACCTTCATCCTCTGCTGCCTCTACAGATGTGATCTTATGCGGAGGAGCAACATGCTCTTTGAAAAAATCAGCCACATTTTTCATGATCTCTTTGATTTCCATAGTCGCCTCCACTTAGTCTTTAGATATAGGAAGAGGGAGGGCTCAGTTTAAAGCCCCCTCTCTTCTAAATACTGAATTGTGCATTTCTGCGTTCATTGGTTTGTTGCGGTAATCCTTCTTCTTCCACTTCGTCCCGTAACAGGCCAACTGCTTCCGCATAACGTAACCACGTGTCCACACTTGCAATGACAACGCGTGCTTCAACAGTTAGGATTTCAATACCTACAACAGAAACTCTTGCAAATGCATCGATGACAATTCCCTTATCGAGAATTCTGTCGATTACCTCTGCTAGACTTGAACTATCAGTACTTTTTTGAACAGCCATTGTTACATTCTCCTTTCACGATCGTAGGTTTACGAACCTAATGATTTGATATCAGTTGAAGATTTGATATCCGTAGAGCTCTTGATATTCTGGGAACTTTTGATATCGTTAGCACCCTTGATATCTTTAACGCCTTTCAATTTCGTTCCGTTATTGTTTGAGTTGGAGGAAGAGATTTTCTCTTGAAATTCTTGCCCAGCTTCTTTCACTTTAGCTAATTTTTCCCGGACAGATAAAAGCACATCTTGTACTTTGTCTTGTGCTTTGTCTGCTTTACCATGTACTTTTTCTGCGTTCCGTTCTTTTGCATCAGCTAATTTTTCAGACGCTTCATCGGCTTTTTCCTGAAGGTCATTTGTCATCTTCTCTTTAGCTTTTTCTTTCACTTCATCCTTCACCTTTTCTTTTACAGATGAAGGTGTTTTCTCAATAGCCTTGCTTACAGCTTTTTGAGCAACCTTTTTGATAGGTTTATCACTCATGGAATCCCCCCTTTAAGGTGGGTCTCACTTATTTTTTATCATCTAACAATGCATTCAATTTTTCTTCGATTCTTTGCAATTGGTCATTTAAATTTTTATTTTCTTCTTTCAATTCTTTATACCGTTCATCCGAATCAGATCCAGACTCTTGTACTTCTTCGTCCTCAGTGCCTTCATTGAGTAAAGCGCCACCTGGTTTCAGAAGCGTCCCTTCGTACTTACTCCAGTAACCTGCTGCAGTTTGGCGTAGAGCCATCATAGCCTGTTCAGTGATCATTTGCTGAGCTGTCCTGCGCAGTTCATTTCCTGCAGCTCTGACCACTTCCGATTGACCTATGCTGCTCACAACTTTTTTTCCTGTACCGGGACTTGAAAGAAGACCAATACTAGCACCAACAACTCCTCCAATGATGGCAAGATTCATCGAATTTTGCTGCATATTCGTTGGTTGAGTATTTTTTTGTTTATCTGTCATTACCTTTCGTTTCCCTTCTATTAGTGATCTTCATCAATTAGAGTTCTGTCAGAATCAATGATGATCAAAAGCTTAATTGTGCTTGTCGATCGTTTCCTTGTACGAATCCTTCCTCTTGGACATCATCGCGTAGCAATCCTACTGCATTCGCATATCTCAACCAGGTGTCTACACTTGCGATGACAACTCTTGCTTCTACTGTCAATATTTCAATTCCCACGAGAGATACTCTAGCGAACGCATCAATTACGATTCCTTTATCTAATATCCTGTCAATGACTTCTGCAAGACTTGAACTATCGGTGCTTTTTTGAACAGCCATACTGACATTCTCCTTTCGATTTAATTTTAGAGTGATAAAGGGTCTAGCCAATTTGTATATTTGAATGTTAGAGGAACTATACCCCCTTTGATTTGGACTTAAAACCAGCGTTGGGCAAAGGCGGAAAAAACATTCCATTTTTTTCACCTAATATTGTCGAATTATATCCTTCTGTAATAGAAGTTTCCTTTATTTAAAGGGACTTTCACGGTTTCTGTTTTCAGAATAAAACAAACGTAACAATTACATTACAAAAACACATAAATACGGAACATCTGTATAAACGACAATTTTTGAGGATGTTAGAGGATTAGTAAGAATATTCAAACTTATCTGATCTCTAAATTCTATAATGCTTGATTTTTGAATATATAACCAATTTTGGTCTTTGTATCCTGAAATAGAGTCCCCTATACTTATAAGATAGTTCTTTGGTCACTTAAGCTGATTTCTCTCACAAATACTTTCTGCCTTTTCTTTATGTATAAAACTTTTAAGGAGGTTCAAAAATTGAAGAAATTTTCTTTATTTATTTTGATCGCCACAATGTTTTTATTAGTGGCTTGTGGAAATAACTCTGATGCTGACAGTAATGGCTCGACCCTTGAACAAGCGAAGGAAGAAGGCAAAATCACAGTAGGTTTTGCAGGTGAAAATCCTTATGCCTACGAAGACGAAAATGGAAAGCTTACTGGGGAAGCTGTAGAAATTGCCCGGAAAATTTTCAAAGAGCTAGGCATAGAGGAAATGGATGGTGAGTTAGTAAAATTCAGTTCGTTGATACCAGGGCTGAAGGCTGGGAAATTTGATGTCATTACTGCTGGTATGTACATAACACCTGATAGATGTGAAGAGGTTGCATTCGGGGAACCGGAATACAGTATCGGGGAAGCTCTCGCCGTGCAAAAAGGAAACCCAATGGATCTCCATAGTTATGAAGATATAGCTAATAATCCCGATGCCAAAATTTCTGTCATGAATGGTGCCATCGAAATTGATTACTTAAAGGCTGTTGGAGTCAAAGACAGCCAAATGGAAATCGTTTCTGATATTCCAGCGAACATTTCAGCACTTGAATCTGGGAGGGTTGATGCAATCACGATGACTGGTCCAACTCTTGAGGCTGCTCTCAAAACAGCAAATGCAAAGAATATCGATCGTGTGGAAGATTTCACACAACCTACTGTGGATGGGGAAAGTGTACGTGGGTATGGTGCCGCAGCGTTTAACCCGTCAGACGAAGAACTTATTGATGCATATAACAAAGAGCTTGGTAAATTAAAAGAATCGGGAGAACTATTAGAAATTATCAAACCATTCGGCTTCACAGAAGAGGATCTGCCAGGAGATAAGACAACAGAAGCTTTATGTGGCAAATAGACCCCATTCTTTAATAGCAAGTACGTTTATGGAGGCAGGCGCTCTTAAATAAGGAGGGCCTGTTCTTTTCTTAAGGCGTTTTCGCAAACTTTATTGCTCTTGAAAGTGGTGGATTTTCGCTTCAGGTGCTCGCTTTCCGCGGGGTGTGCGGTGAGCCCACTCGTCGCCTTGCGACAATGAATGGTCTCACCTGTCCCACTGATCCCGCAGGAGTCTCGCACCTTGCTCTCCAATCAACTTGCACAAGATGGTTCATTACCAAAATGACCCAAAGCAACAATCTTTAAGAAAAGAACCTTTCTTAATCTAATAAGTTCATACTCTGTGAAAGATTCATAGCAAAAAAGTCTTTCCGCAGATCCTTACTATCAAAATTTGAAGGGTGTGGGATAACATTAACGTTTATTTGGACATCTTAAATAAATTATTACCTGCAGGGTGGATGACGATCAAAATATTAGTAACATCTGCAATATTGACCTACTTGATCGCTTTCATAGCCGGTCTAGGCAGAGTATCGCAGTTTTCCATCATACGGACCTTGACCATGATTTACGTGGAATTATTCCGCGGTACATCCTTGCTCGTGCAAATGTTCTGGATCTTCTTCGCATTACCTGCTTTTGGCGTAGAATTCTCAGCCTTCTGGGCAGGAGTATTAGCATTGAGCCTAAACTATGGGGCCTATGCTTCTGAGGTTGTAAGAGGATCAATCCTGGCGATTCCTAAAACACAGACAGAAGCTTCCATCGCGTTGAATATGACTCGATGGCAACGATTGAAATTAGTCATTCTACCCCAGGCATTCCGAATTATGCTCCCAGGTTTGGGGAACAACTCGATTGAACTCCTGAAAGGAACTTCTCTTGTATCACTGATCACTTTAGGGGATCTCACCTATCGTGGGTTGATCATACAAAATACGAACCTCAGTTATACGGTTCCTGTATTCGTTCTATTATTAATTCTCTATTTCATCATAGCTTTGCCACTTATCATCATCGTGAGGCGATTAGAATCTAGAGCATCGAAAGGAGTGGCGAAGGTATGACTTGGGATTGGACGTTCGCAATAGAAGTTTTCCCGGAAATATTCAATGTAATCTGGCTTGTAATCGGAATAACATTGGGTGCTTATGCAGTAGCTCTGGTGTTTGGCCTGATATTGACCTTTGCACGACGATCCAGCTTCAAGCCTCTGTCTTGGATTGTGTACGGATTTATTGAATTCATACGGAGCACACCTCCGTTAGTGCAACTGTTTTTTGTTTATTTTGCCTTGCCGTTGATCGGCATCTCTCTTAATAAATATGTTGCCGGAATCCTTACCTTGGGAATTCATTACAGCACATATGTGTCGGAAGTTTACCGTTCTGGGATTGATTCAATTGAAAAAGGGCAATGGGAAGCCGCAAGAGCATTGAACTTTACCAACTCACAGACTTGGGTCAAAGTCATACTTCCTCAAGCCATCCCCCCTGTGATCCCAATGTTTGGAAATTACTTGATCATTTTATTTAAAGAAACGCCTCTTTTAATGGCAATCGGGGTAGTTGAATTTCTACAAAAAGCATTCTTGATTGGAGCAGATCACTTTAAATATCTAGAACCATTAACCATTGTAGGGTTTCTATTTCTTCTGCTCAGCTACCCATCTGCTTTACTTATCAACAGGCTGGAAAAATGGTCGAATCAAGCTTACGGAAAGGGAAGCCGTTGAAATAATCCAAGTTAATGAATGATTATGAGAAAGGACGGACCAATGACAAAAAATTCAGTTCAAAATCAACCACTTGTTAAATATGAAAAGGTTACAAAGAAATTTGGTGATTTAGAGGTTTTAAAAGGACTAGACCTTGAGATCAATCCTGGAGAAAGAGTCGCATTGATCGGTCCAAGTGGCTCAGGGAAAACCACAATCATCAGAATGTTAATGACACTGGAGGAACTTACTGACGGCGTTATAATCGTAGACGGCACGCCATTATGGCATAAAGAACTGAATGGCAAGTTGGTGCCAGCTGATGAAAACCATTTACGTAAAATTCGAGGGGATATCGGTATGGTCTTCCAACAATTCAATCTATTTCCCCATATGACGATCCTGAGAAATGTAACTGAAGCTCAAATCCATGTAAAAGGTACTCCTAAGGATGAAGCTGAAAAACGGGCGATTGATATGCTTAAGAAGGTAGGGCTTGGAGAAAAAATCAATGCTTATCCTCTTCAATTATCAGGTGGGCAACAACAGCGTGTTGCCATTGCCAGGGCAGTCGTCATGCAGCCGAAAATCATGCTGTTCGATGAAGTCACTTCTGCGTTAGACCCTGAGCTCGTAGGGGAAGTGTTACAGGTTATTAAAGGAATTGCAAAAGAATCGGATATGGCCATGATTCTCGTCACACATGAAATGGATTTTGCACGGGATGTGGCCGATCGCATTGTTTTTCTTCACGATGGACTGATTGAAGAACAGGGAAGCCCACAAGAAATATTGGAAACCCCCCAGAGCCCTAGACTTCAATCCTTCCTTAAACGTTTTTTGAGTACTACTTAATAATTAAGACTCTATACGCTCATTTTCAACAGTGTTTTGTGAGCCTTTTGCAAGGCTAATCACACATATTTCGCAACTGGAATCGCCATATCATAAATAAAAGCGCAACCGCCCTGATAAGCCACGAAGGTCACTGGAAGTCCGAAGAGGAGGCTGTTGCCGCTGCAGAAGGACTGAAGTGATCCAAGTGGTTGGGCGGTGGAACTAGACATTTCTTCACCGATACCAAAATTTTTATACTTTCAGAAAAAAGAGCTCAGATTCGAGCTCTTTTTTCTCTTTAATAGAGGGGGAAATATGCGAAACTCCTGTGAGAAAGCAGTCTAAGCGGAACCCCGTAAGCGAGGAACGAACTGAGGCAGATTGCCACATATACGAAATAGCCTTAAATAAGTATTTTTATTCCCTCCCTTATTAAAAACCCTAGACCAACGTTTACACCTATTTCCTTATCATGGTTTCAGGCAAAACAGTGGTTCCTTACCCCTAACTATCAATGTCCAAATTGTAAACGCTTCACTTTATGTAAGACCTTCTATTTACTAATTCTTCCACTTTTTGTGATGTTAGATAAACTCACATGGTTAATGAATACAAATGTGGTTCATGTAAAAATAAACATTATCAATGCATTAGAGGTGGTTAGAATGGAAACGAACGTTTACAAGGGAAACAAAAAGATTCTAATGTTAACAACACTAGCTTTTTTCATTACTTTTGTCGTTTGGTTTAACATGGCTCCATTAATGTCAACCTTGAAAAGCACTTTCGGTCTCACAAATGATGAGGTAGCTATTTTGGGTGTAGCAAACGTTGCTTTGACAATACCAGCTCGTGTATTAATTGGAATGCTTGTTGACAAATTTGGTCCAAGAAAAGTGTATTCTGGATTATTGATGATTTTAAGTATTCCGTGTTTTGCCTTTGCCCTATCAAATTCTTTTATCCAATTGATGGTTTCAAGAATGTTTCTTGCTATTATAGGTGCCGGGTTCGTAGTTGGGATTCGTCTTGTATCGGAATGGTTCCCACCTAAACATGTTGGTTTCGCTGAAGGAATTTATGGAGGTTGGGGTAACTTTGGGTCTGCAGCTGCCGCAATGCTCCTGCCGACGCTAGCAATCATATTTGGCGGTGAGAATGGCTGGAGGTATGCAATTGGTTTAACAGGTCTTATCGCACTTGTATACGGGATTATCTTTAGCCGTATAGTAAGGGACACACCTGAAGGAATTGAATATAAACGTCCTAAGAAAAGTGGAGCATTAGAGGTTACGAGCTATAAAGATATGATAGGGTTAATCATAATGACGTTACCTGTTTACGGTATCCTCGGTTTTTTAACTTATAGATTAGGATGGCAATTGAATTTCATTAGTAATGGAGTTGCTTATACCGTATTGGCGGCATTGCTCGGACTTTTCGTTCTAAATATTTACAAAATTCTTGATGTTAACAAAGAAACATTAAAAAATGGGGTTCCTGAAAAAGAGAAGTATTCGTTTAAGCAGGTCGCCATTTTAGACTTCTCTTATTTTTGTACGTTTGGTTCTGAATTGGCTGTTGTTTCGATGCTACCATTATTTTTCGAACAAACATTCACATTAAGCATTGCCCAAGCTGGTTTAATTGCAAGTAGTTTCGCATTTATGAACTTAATGTCACGCCCAGGTGGTGGATGGTTAAGTGATAAATTTGGTCGAAAGAAGACGTTAAGCATTTTAATGTTAGGTTTGGCACTAGGATATTTCGCCATGGCACAAATTGGTTCTAGCTGGCCTATATGGCTTGCAGTCCTAATTACAATGTGCTGCTCATTTTTCGTCCAAGCAGGTGAAGGTGCAGTTTATTCAATGGTGCCACTCGTTAAAAAGAGAATAACAGGACAGGTTTCTGGAATGGTAGGAGCATATGGAAATATTGGTGCAACGACATTTTTAACAATTTTTAGTTTTGTTAGTCCAAAGGCCTTCTTTATCACAATTGGATGTTCAGCGATTGTTTGCTTCTTGTGCACTTTATACTTGAAGGAACCAGATATGGAGGCAATTGTAGAACAAACCTTAGAAAAGGATGAAGAAAAAAATGCAGAGAGAGTGGTATCCTAAAAAAACAATGTATTTCATCGTGTAGGTCATCCATTGACTATTACGCTTTGAGATCTGGACAATTATTTCTCTATAGTGGATGAACAAAAGCCCTCTCTCCTATGACTTTATAGAGAGAGGGCTTTGTGTAAAAATTTGTGGATGACTACCCCACATAGACTGGCTTGCCTTATTTTATCTGTCGAATCAGCCGATCGACTATTGTTATTATTTGCTTAGTTTATAATAATCCATCTTAGAAGTCTCTACAAAACCACAGGATTTATAGAGGTCTAAGGCATTCTTGTTTTTCACAGCAACTTGCAGCATTATTTTATTTACTTGCCTTTCATTCAGGTAATCTATCGCTTTCATTAGTATCTCTCTACCATAACCTTTTCTTCGATATTCCGGAAGGACTCCTAACCCGTAAATACCACCTAAACCATCATTTACAGCCAAATGTACCTTTCCTATGATTGTATTGTCAATTTCAACAATAAAAATATCTACCCCGCGCTTTGCCTCTTCCTCCGGGAGAATCAGATCCTCTTTCACGGATTCAACTTGAAAATACATGGCATTTTGCCTTGCGATTTCTTTTGCGTCTTTATTGATTGCTTTCCTAAGTATCAAATCATTTAAAGCTGAACCTAGATTCGGTTTACCTCTTAAATACATTTCATATTCTGAGTTATCATAAAGAGCACCAGTTCGTTTGATAAATTCAAGACCAGGTAAAGAGGTATTATCACAAAGTAAAAGCATATCCGTCGTTTTTCTTTTATACCACTCATCTTTCACCAATGAGAATAAGCTGTTGAAAACTCCCATTCTCCTATATTCAGGATGAACCATGCCATTAACCTCTAATTCTCTACCAAATTGACATATACCAATATATCCGATAAGTGTCCCTTCATCATAGAACATAAATTCATTGATCCTATTAATATCTACACTTTTATCCAGTGCTTTGCTCCATTTATAATCAAGTTCTAGCTTTAGTGTTACGTTATCTTCCATAACACAATACTTCTGGAGACCATTTATTTCTTCATAGTCCTGTTTTTCTAGATGCCCTTTTAATTTTATACTGGGGCTTTTCATTTGCTCCATAATTTCGTATATCTCCTTTTTGTTGAAGAGAATAATAAGAACGTATATAAGTATATAGTAAAAGTACAACTGCATGAAGATTTCATGTCATCCGACATAAATATTATTTAATAAGCTTTGTACAATTATATATCATACTGGTTCTTTTTACTCCTAAACCGGTAGTCTGTCTTTCCTAATTACATGATGTAAGCGCTTTCTGTGATGATAACATTTTGTTATTATTTTTTTTTTTAGTATTTTATATAAATACTAGAAAGTTAGGAAAGGGAGATTTATAAAGTATGAGGAAAAAATTCGTATATCCATTTTTAATTGTTTTTTTAAGCTTTTCATTAGGGGCTTGCTCGGAAAAAACGAAAGAAGCACCTGATACAAATGAAAGTGAAAGAAAAGAGAATCACAGTAAACAGACTGCTCATTGGTCCTATGAAGGGGAATCAGGGCCAGAACACTGGGGAGAATTGGACCAAGCGAACGCAACATGTGTTAACGGAAGTGAACAATCTCCAATTAATATTGAATTCTCACAGGTAATAACCGAGAAAAAAACAGAAAACATTCAGATTCAATATGAGCCCACACCTTTTACACTAGTAAACAACGGTCATACCGTGCAGGCTAATGCTAAAACAGAAAGCAACAGTATATTAGTTGGAGGAAATAAGTACAAGCTCGCTCAATTTCACTTCCATACTCCGAGTGAACATCAATTTAATGGTCAACATTATGATATGGAGTTACACCTTGTACATAAAGACGCGAATGGAAAGATTGCCGTCCTTGGCGTAATGATACAAGAAGGGGAAAAAAGTGAAAAACTTGCATCTATTTGGGATGAATTACCGAAGGAAGAAACAAGAGAAGATATTCCCGTAAAAGAACCAATCGATTTACAGGGTATACTTCCTCAAGATCAAACGTCTTTTCATTATAATGGATCGTTAACAACTCCTCCTTGTACAGAAGAAGTGAAATGGGTCATATTTGAGGAGCCGATTGAAATGTCAAAAGAACAAATTCGGGCATTCCAGCAAATCTTCCCCGACAACCATCGTCCTGTACAATCTTCAAATGATCGTGAAATATATGAAACAAAATAAAGAATGATATCAAGTAAGTTGGCCACCATAAATTCTTTTCTCTTATTCAAGAAAATGGTCCTTATGTAGAATAACTACCAAAATCTGTTTGTTCCTCTTTTTCTAGCTTCGCAACAAGAATTGCAATTAAACCCTCTATTATACACTTGGACAAGAAAAATCGCAGGTGGTTTCATACGGAAACCACCTGCGATTTTATACGTTAATTTGCTCTGGGCTTAAACAAAACCCGTTAGGTTATCATGCCGCTACTTGTTTTATTATTTATTCATACTGGATAGAAAATCACCTAGTGGATCATCGTCCTCTTCAACCTCTTCATCCTGTTGAGTTTGAATTTCTTTTCGCAGGTTTTCCAAGTTGATTCCATCCAGGTCGTCATCGTTTTCTACCCATTTCTGTTCTGCTTTTATATCTTTACTAGAATTGAACGCGTCTGGTTGGAAGCTTGTCAATGCAGCAGCCGCCTCATCTTCTTGTAGATAAAGTGCTTCATCAATATCAATTGAATTGCTGTTAAGTGTTGCGAGAAGCGTAGTTGCACGCATTGGGTCATTAATCAAATGAAACAGGATACTCCCGATCAACGCTTCTGAATGCTCATGCTTGATCCAATTCCTCTGTGCTTTTGTCAATTGCTTTGGCAGAGGGATTGTAATCGTTTCTCTTTCTTTTGCAAAGGATTCGTTCACTCCTTGCAGGACATACTGAGCTATTTTACTAGAAAAGTTTCTTCTCTCAGTTTCTTTCAGCCTTTGCAGTTGTTTTAAAAGATGATCCGGTGTATCTGAAGGTACACGAAACGTAATCGTCTGCCCTCGTTCAACACCTTTTTTTGAACCACTCATACAATCACCTACTTAGCAGATGCAGTCGCTTTCTTTTCGTCTTTCGTCTCTTTTGTGTTCTTACGGATGAAATCAGAAATCAATTTATAATAGGCGTTCGCCATCATCCAGACACTTTCGTTCTCATCCTCAAAGAATTCGATATTGAATCCATCCAAATTATTATTCAGTGTCTTCAAATAATCTTTAAGCACTGCAGATCCCCCACCTACAAAATAGCAAATCTCTGTTTGGGAATTACGCTGCCAAACGTTTCGCAAATAACGATATTGCTTTTTGGCAAGTTCCAAGAGGATTCGGTCTGTAATATCAT includes:
- the ehuA gene encoding ectoine/hydroxyectoine ABC transporter ATP-binding protein EhuA, translating into MTKNSVQNQPLVKYEKVTKKFGDLEVLKGLDLEINPGERVALIGPSGSGKTTIIRMLMTLEELTDGVIIVDGTPLWHKELNGKLVPADENHLRKIRGDIGMVFQQFNLFPHMTILRNVTEAQIHVKGTPKDEAEKRAIDMLKKVGLGEKINAYPLQLSGGQQQRVAIARAVVMQPKIMLFDEVTSALDPELVGEVLQVIKGIAKESDMAMILVTHEMDFARDVADRIVFLHDGLIEEQGSPQEILETPQSPRLQSFLKRFLSTT
- a CDS encoding NarK family nitrate/nitrite MFS transporter, which gives rise to METNVYKGNKKILMLTTLAFFITFVVWFNMAPLMSTLKSTFGLTNDEVAILGVANVALTIPARVLIGMLVDKFGPRKVYSGLLMILSIPCFAFALSNSFIQLMVSRMFLAIIGAGFVVGIRLVSEWFPPKHVGFAEGIYGGWGNFGSAAAAMLLPTLAIIFGGENGWRYAIGLTGLIALVYGIIFSRIVRDTPEGIEYKRPKKSGALEVTSYKDMIGLIIMTLPVYGILGFLTYRLGWQLNFISNGVAYTVLAALLGLFVLNIYKILDVNKETLKNGVPEKEKYSFKQVAILDFSYFCTFGSELAVVSMLPLFFEQTFTLSIAQAGLIASSFAFMNLMSRPGGGWLSDKFGRKKTLSILMLGLALGYFAMAQIGSSWPIWLAVLITMCCSFFVQAGEGAVYSMVPLVKKRITGQVSGMVGAYGNIGATTFLTIFSFVSPKAFFITIGCSAIVCFLCTLYLKEPDMEAIVEQTLEKDEEKNAERVVS
- a CDS encoding GNAT family N-acetyltransferase, translated to MEQMKSPSIKLKGHLEKQDYEEINGLQKYCVMEDNVTLKLELDYKWSKALDKSVDINRINEFMFYDEGTLIGYIGICQFGRELEVNGMVHPEYRRMGVFNSLFSLVKDEWYKRKTTDMLLLCDNTSLPGLEFIKRTGALYDNSEYEMYLRGKPNLGSALNDLILRKAINKDAKEIARQNAMYFQVESVKEDLILPEEEAKRGVDIFIVEIDNTIIGKVHLAVNDGLGGIYGLGVLPEYRRKGYGREILMKAIDYLNERQVNKIMLQVAVKNKNALDLYKSCGFVETSKMDYYKLSK
- a CDS encoding carbonic anhydrase, encoding MRKKFVYPFLIVFLSFSLGACSEKTKEAPDTNESERKENHSKQTAHWSYEGESGPEHWGELDQANATCVNGSEQSPINIEFSQVITEKKTENIQIQYEPTPFTLVNNGHTVQANAKTESNSILVGGNKYKLAQFHFHTPSEHQFNGQHYDMELHLVHKDANGKIAVLGVMIQEGEKSEKLASIWDELPKEETREDIPVKEPIDLQGILPQDQTSFHYNGSLTTPPCTEEVKWVIFEEPIEMSKEQIRAFQQIFPDNHRPVQSSNDREIYETK